In Verrucomicrobiota bacterium, the following are encoded in one genomic region:
- a CDS encoding response regulator transcription factor, translating to MPAESKQTIFLVDDHPLVREWLTNLIHQQPDLMVCGEAESAPQALQAILATRPNVATVDLSLKDSSGIELIKDIRQSCPSVAVLVLSMHEETHYAERALRAGASGYLMKRETTKKVIHAIREVLAGKVSLSENVTAAITTRFVKGHTMEGASPIGSLSDRELEVFELLGRGQGTRQISETLRISLKTVQAYCARIKEKMNLGSATELLREAVRWHDRNHQS from the coding sequence ATGCCCGCTGAATCCAAGCAAACGATCTTTCTCGTGGACGACCATCCGTTGGTGCGGGAATGGTTAACCAACCTGATCCATCAGCAGCCGGACCTCATGGTGTGCGGAGAAGCGGAGAGTGCGCCACAAGCCCTCCAGGCCATCCTGGCGACGCGCCCAAACGTGGCGACTGTTGATTTGTCCCTTAAAGATTCCTCCGGCATTGAACTGATCAAGGACATCAGGCAGTCCTGCCCTTCCGTGGCGGTGTTGGTCCTCTCGATGCACGAGGAGACGCATTACGCCGAGCGCGCCCTGCGGGCCGGGGCCAGCGGCTACCTGATGAAGCGCGAAACGACCAAGAAGGTGATCCACGCGATTCGTGAGGTGTTGGCGGGGAAAGTGAGTCTCAGTGAAAATGTCACCGCCGCGATCACCACCCGCTTTGTCAAGGGCCATACGATGGAAGGGGCCTCCCCCATTGGGTCGCTTAGTGATCGGGAATTGGAAGTGTTTGAGCTGCTGGGGCGGGGCCAGGGCACGCGCCAGATTTCGGAAACGCTTCGGATCAGCCTGAAAACCGTTCAAGCCTACTGCGCGCGCATCAAGGAAAAGATGAACCTGGGCAGCGCCACCGAACTGCTCCGGGAGGCCGTCCGCTGGCACGACCGTAACCACCAAAGCTGA
- a CDS encoding efflux RND transporter periplasmic adaptor subunit, with translation MTGCQPPSQPEPASAVKRDGEQILIKSDSPQLGSLTVEAVEPRTNSVQHLTGRIVWNDDVTVRVFSPLAGRVSRLLVDVGQTVKVGDALAEIESPDFGQAQADVHKARADFILAQTALNRVRDLFEHGAAPRKDVEANENAFANAGTEKQRAEARLAIYGGSPDRLDPVFILRSPLAGVMMEKNINPGQEVRPDQMLANAPNLFAPLFVISDPTRLWVLLDVADLDLGWLKPGATVHIHSRALGDRVFDGKVDAVGDSLDPITRAVKVRGSVSNPDRALKAEMYVSVEITRDTATGVDVPTQAVYLKNSHHFLFVEKAPGQYERRSVKVAAESNRRVPILQGVAPGERVVSHGSLLLEALMESNEKL, from the coding sequence ATGACGGGATGCCAACCGCCGTCCCAACCGGAACCAGCATCTGCGGTCAAACGCGATGGCGAGCAGATCCTCATAAAATCGGATTCACCGCAACTGGGTTCCCTGACGGTTGAGGCCGTTGAGCCACGAACCAACTCGGTACAGCATTTAACCGGACGGATCGTTTGGAATGACGATGTTACCGTGCGCGTGTTTTCACCGTTGGCGGGACGAGTGAGCCGTTTATTAGTGGACGTGGGTCAAACGGTGAAAGTCGGCGACGCGCTGGCGGAAATTGAATCACCGGATTTCGGTCAAGCCCAGGCGGACGTTCACAAAGCCCGGGCGGATTTCATCCTGGCCCAGACCGCGTTGAATCGGGTGCGGGATTTGTTTGAACATGGGGCGGCCCCGCGCAAGGACGTCGAGGCGAACGAAAATGCCTTCGCCAATGCCGGGACGGAAAAACAACGCGCTGAAGCCAGGTTGGCAATTTACGGCGGTTCTCCAGATCGGTTGGACCCGGTTTTCATATTGCGCAGTCCGTTGGCAGGGGTAATGATGGAAAAAAATATCAACCCGGGCCAGGAGGTGCGCCCGGACCAAATGTTGGCCAACGCCCCCAATTTGTTCGCGCCGCTCTTCGTGATTTCCGACCCAACGCGGCTTTGGGTTTTGCTGGATGTGGCGGATTTGGATCTGGGTTGGCTTAAACCAGGCGCTACGGTACACATCCATAGCCGCGCGCTGGGCGACCGTGTGTTCGACGGCAAGGTGGATGCGGTGGGCGATTCGCTGGACCCCATCACCCGCGCTGTCAAGGTGCGCGGTTCGGTCAGCAATCCTGATCGGGCGCTGAAGGCGGAGATGTATGTGAGTGTGGAGATCACGCGGGACACGGCCACTGGGGTGGATGTGCCGACCCAAGCCGTTTACCTGAAGAACAGCCATCATTTCCTCTTCGTGGAAAAGGCCCCCGGTCAATATGAACGCCGCTCCGTGAAGGTGGCGGCCGAGAGCAACCGCCGGGTGCCGATTTTGCAGGGGGTTGCCCCCGGGGAAAGGGTGGTTAGCCATGGCAGCTTGCTGCTCGAAGCGCTGATGGAGTCGAACGAAAAATTGTGA
- a CDS encoding TolC family protein, with the protein MMRLYNLMTEWSGAVGKLFLAGLLALTAVSASQAGISAAGGSPAHLTLTEAQQMAFERNWDLLAARSDVDAATAQRLIAHEFPNPTVSLSTSKVSMDNHGNGSTMGNGLLERSYDTILAVNQLFEVGGKRRHRQVSVEAGLAGGRARLWDARRVLDLAISKAYAAAVLAEANVQVLRQSSETLRKETRIAQDRFNAGDISRADKSQIEITAERFELDAQTASANARTARITLENLMGIPKPSGEILLSDNLETLAVSLIAGESPGPGAARADIVAAEQAVKKAEADLRLQKAYRIPDPTVSLQYERNPGDLPNTIGVGVSFPLPLWNNNRGNIKAAEAAREQSSIELERAKAMAAADIAIAGVAHDEARKRWLNYRDSIRPKSAQILETLTYSYRKGGATVLDLLSAERNDNDIRMATLQALSDTATAAAALKAAREALPTETKHQ; encoded by the coding sequence ATGATGCGATTATACAATTTAATGACGGAATGGAGTGGCGCGGTTGGGAAGCTGTTCTTGGCCGGGCTATTGGCCCTGACTGCGGTATCGGCAAGCCAGGCAGGAATTTCCGCAGCGGGCGGTTCTCCAGCACACCTGACGTTGACGGAGGCGCAACAGATGGCTTTCGAGCGCAACTGGGATTTGCTGGCGGCCCGCAGCGACGTGGATGCCGCTACCGCCCAGCGGCTCATCGCGCATGAATTTCCCAATCCCACGGTCTCGCTCTCCACCAGTAAAGTTAGCATGGATAACCACGGCAACGGCAGCACCATGGGCAATGGCCTGCTGGAACGCAGCTACGATACGATTCTGGCGGTCAATCAACTCTTTGAAGTCGGTGGCAAGCGGCGTCATCGGCAAGTCTCCGTCGAGGCCGGATTGGCCGGGGGGCGCGCGCGGTTGTGGGATGCCCGGCGCGTGCTGGACTTGGCGATCAGCAAAGCCTACGCGGCGGCAGTCCTGGCCGAGGCCAACGTTCAGGTGCTCCGGCAATCCTCCGAAACGCTCCGCAAGGAAACCCGGATTGCCCAGGACCGCTTCAACGCGGGTGATATTTCACGCGCGGATAAGAGCCAGATTGAAATCACGGCTGAACGTTTTGAATTGGACGCCCAAACCGCGTCAGCCAACGCCCGGACGGCGCGCATCACCCTCGAAAATTTGATGGGCATACCCAAACCTTCCGGCGAAATACTCCTCAGCGATAACCTTGAAACCTTGGCGGTCAGTTTGATTGCCGGGGAATCTCCGGGACCCGGGGCGGCGCGCGCGGACATTGTGGCGGCGGAACAAGCGGTCAAGAAGGCTGAGGCGGACCTGCGTCTGCAGAAAGCGTATCGCATCCCTGATCCAACCGTTTCCCTGCAATACGAACGGAACCCGGGCGATTTGCCCAACACCATTGGCGTGGGGGTAAGCTTCCCCCTGCCTTTGTGGAATAACAACCGGGGCAACATCAAGGCCGCCGAGGCGGCTCGCGAGCAGAGCAGTATCGAACTGGAAAGAGCCAAAGCGATGGCCGCCGCCGATATTGCCATCGCTGGCGTCGCGCATGACGAGGCGCGCAAACGCTGGTTGAATTACCGGGACTCGATTCGTCCCAAGTCGGCCCAGATTCTCGAAACGCTGACCTACTCCTACCGCAAAGGCGGCGCAACCGTGCTGGACCTTTTATCGGCGGAGCGCAATGACAATGATATCCGCATGGCCACCCTGCAGGCGCTGAGCGACACCGCCACGGCGGCGGCGGCGCTGAAAGCCGCCCGGGAAGCCCTGCCAACCGAAACCAAACACCAATGA